One genomic segment of Deinococcus depolymerans includes these proteins:
- a CDS encoding heavy metal translocating P-type ATPase yields MTAPTRPDLPATPVLTYRVEGMDCANCVQKVERLVGTLPGTGAVSTSFTRQTLRLQLDETRTPRHTLEGHLRALGYAPTLQDPAPTAPSGAPPPTDPDPGQDTRSGHAAGPAWHRGAQGRLVLLSGTLLAAAWLLSLAAPSAAGLGYVAVTLLAGAPLARRAVASARLGDVFSIHLLVTLAAVGALLIGAAAEGAAVVFLFAVGELLEGVAAGRARSGVQALAALTPTSAQLLTPQGPREVPAATLRPGQRVLVTPGSRVPADGVIEEGVSGLDESAVTGESVPVRRAAGDEVFGGSVSTDGSLTVRVTREADDTTLARILHLIEQAEHSRAPTARFIDRFSRVYTPGVVLVSALVAFGPPLLGEPLSPWLYKGLSLLLIGCPCALVLSVPAAVTSGLSAGARRGLLIKGGAALETLARVRTVAFDKTGTLTAGHPRLSEWHSVGSGHAADHVHPDPQADTETLRLAAAVAGASSHPLSRAVTEAARQRQLTVPAVTDARARPGEGASAVLDGRALHLGSPASAAAQLGAFSGPLARQLDALQAQGRSVSVLHDDHAPLALLAFEDDLRPDAAQALADLRRLGLGTVMLTGDHERAARHAAQGLPLDVHASLRPEEKLRHIEALPGPVVMVGDGINDAPALARADVGVAMGGGTAVALDTADAALLRPSLGGVPDLVQLARATMRNIHWNIALALGLKGLFLITTLSGTTTLWMAVLADTGATALVTANALRLLRWTPERA; encoded by the coding sequence ATGACCGCCCCCACCCGCCCGGACCTCCCCGCCACGCCGGTCCTCACCTACCGGGTCGAGGGCATGGACTGCGCCAACTGCGTTCAGAAGGTCGAGCGGCTGGTCGGCACGCTGCCCGGCACCGGCGCCGTCAGCACCAGCTTCACGCGCCAGACCCTCCGGCTGCAGCTCGACGAGACGCGCACGCCCCGCCACACCCTCGAGGGTCACCTGCGCGCCCTGGGCTACGCTCCCACCCTCCAGGACCCGGCCCCCACCGCTCCATCCGGCGCGCCCCCCCCGACCGACCCCGACCCCGGTCAGGACACCCGCAGCGGCCACGCGGCCGGTCCCGCCTGGCACCGCGGCGCGCAGGGCCGCCTGGTGCTGCTGTCCGGCACGCTGCTGGCCGCCGCGTGGCTGCTGTCCCTGGCCGCGCCGTCCGCCGCCGGACTGGGCTACGTGGCCGTCACGCTGCTGGCCGGCGCGCCCCTGGCCCGCCGCGCCGTCGCCAGCGCCCGGCTGGGCGACGTGTTCTCCATCCACCTGCTGGTCACGCTGGCCGCCGTGGGCGCGCTGCTGATCGGCGCGGCCGCCGAGGGGGCCGCCGTGGTGTTCCTGTTCGCCGTCGGGGAACTGCTCGAGGGCGTCGCCGCCGGACGCGCCCGCTCCGGCGTGCAGGCCCTCGCGGCGCTGACGCCCACCAGCGCGCAGCTGCTCACGCCGCAGGGCCCGCGCGAGGTCCCGGCCGCCACGCTGCGCCCCGGCCAGCGGGTCCTGGTCACGCCCGGCTCGCGCGTCCCGGCCGACGGCGTGATCGAGGAGGGCGTCTCGGGCCTGGACGAGAGCGCCGTGACCGGCGAGAGCGTCCCGGTCCGCCGCGCCGCCGGCGACGAGGTGTTCGGCGGGAGCGTCAGCACCGACGGCAGCCTGACGGTCCGCGTGACCCGCGAGGCGGACGACACCACCCTGGCCCGCATCCTGCACCTGATCGAGCAGGCCGAGCACAGCCGCGCGCCCACCGCGCGCTTCATCGACCGCTTCAGCCGGGTGTACACGCCGGGCGTGGTGCTGGTCTCGGCGCTGGTGGCCTTCGGCCCGCCGCTGCTGGGCGAACCGCTCTCACCGTGGCTGTACAAGGGCCTGAGCCTGCTGCTGATCGGCTGCCCCTGCGCGCTGGTCCTGAGCGTTCCGGCGGCCGTCACCAGCGGCCTGAGCGCCGGCGCGCGCCGCGGCCTGCTGATCAAGGGCGGCGCGGCCCTGGAGACCCTGGCGCGCGTGCGGACCGTCGCGTTCGACAAGACCGGCACCCTCACCGCCGGACACCCCCGCCTGAGCGAGTGGCATTCCGTCGGGAGCGGCCACGCCGCGGACCACGTCCACCCGGACCCGCAGGCGGACACCGAGACCCTGCGCCTGGCGGCCGCCGTGGCCGGCGCGAGCAGCCACCCGCTGTCACGCGCCGTGACCGAGGCCGCCCGCCAGCGGCAGCTGACCGTCCCGGCCGTCACGGACGCCCGCGCCCGCCCCGGCGAGGGCGCCAGCGCCGTCCTGGACGGCCGGGCGCTGCACTTGGGCTCCCCGGCCAGCGCGGCGGCCCAGCTGGGCGCCTTCAGCGGCCCGTTGGCGCGGCAGCTCGACGCCCTGCAGGCGCAGGGCCGCTCGGTCAGCGTGCTGCACGACGACCACGCCCCGCTGGCCCTGCTGGCCTTCGAGGACGACCTGCGCCCGGACGCCGCCCAGGCGCTCGCGGACCTGCGCCGCCTGGGCCTGGGCACCGTGATGCTCACCGGGGATCACGAACGCGCCGCGCGGCACGCCGCGCAGGGCCTGCCGCTCGACGTGCACGCCTCGCTGCGCCCCGAGGAGAAACTCCGGCACATCGAGGCCCTGCCCGGCCCGGTCGTGATGGTCGGCGACGGCATCAACGACGCGCCGGCCCTGGCCCGCGCGGACGTGGGCGTCGCCATGGGCGGCGGAACCGCCGTCGCGCTGGACACCGCCGACGCCGCGCTGCTGCGCCCGTCGCTGGGCGGCGTGCCGGACCTCGTGCAGCTGGCACGCGCCACCATGCGCAACATCCACTGGAACATCGCCCTGGCGCTGGGCCTCAAGGGCCTGTTCCTGATCACCACCCTGAGCGGCACGACCACCCTGTGGATGGCCGTCCTGGCCGACACCGGCGCCACGGCGCTGGTCACCGCGAACGCCCTGCGCCTGCTGCGCTGGACCCCGGAGCGCGCGTGA
- a CDS encoding ArsR/SmtB family transcription factor, protein MTPPPVPAAPPPPDATACAGRHPQAVARALAAQPAPAQVERAAALLKVVADPTRLRLLSALNAAGPGGELCVCDLAAVIDLSESAVSHQLRLLRQVRAVQTRREGRVVYYRLLDAHLTDLIGSALDHAAEQDR, encoded by the coding sequence GTGACCCCGCCCCCCGTTCCGGCCGCGCCCCCCCCGCCGGACGCCACGGCCTGCGCGGGCCGGCACCCGCAGGCCGTGGCGCGCGCCCTGGCCGCCCAGCCCGCCCCGGCGCAGGTCGAGCGGGCCGCCGCGCTGCTCAAGGTCGTGGCGGACCCCACGCGGCTGCGGCTGCTCAGCGCCCTGAACGCCGCCGGTCCCGGCGGGGAACTGTGCGTGTGTGACCTGGCCGCCGTGATCGACCTGAGCGAGAGCGCCGTCAGCCACCAGCTGCGGCTGCTGCGGCAGGTGCGGGCCGTGCAGACCCGCCGGGAGGGCCGCGTGGTGTACTACCGACTGCTGGACGCTCACCTGACCGACCTGATCGGCAGCGCCCTTGACCACGCCGCCGAGCAGGACCGCTGA
- a CDS encoding GAF domain-containing sensor histidine kinase, whose amino-acid sequence MTRHDLPTLPPALADLLLGSEDVMFVLNGDGHFEYVNGAAAALLHLAPHEALGRPLERDFPHLLSEHWYTESRRVRAEGRPGGYDAFSPAVGGWVRVTLTPRGESLAAHLRDVSSMKRKAALQQITADLVTASSPHEVLRAALAGAVPVTAATGGLALRLTPGGDALTCATPPCADSPVCLPADQIPPDPLPLGSDHPACEAVRGERAVFAQDSPHGRMAALPLTVDGRPWGALLLGFGVPRPFPPAEQQFLRTLSQQCAQALTQLEARRHLEEQAENLATLNRVGQTLAAELDLQKLVQGVTDAGVTLTGAQFGAFFYNLSDRDPDGYRLHVLSGAPREAFSSFPTPRMTGVFGPTFAGKGVVRAGDITRDGRYGQLGPFHGMPPGHLPVRSYLAVPVTSRSGEVLGALLFGHPDPDVFTDRSEQLATGLASQTAAALDNARLYQQLQDSHALLETRVEARTRELAEQAVALEAFARFTEAAGTSTDVRTLARQALTVFRSFFAQCSAAYYERGGDHWYAQVWTEDIAPHVVQSITAGVPVDAPAFLEAARTHAPVFVDGWEAGEQQVAATDDYGTVALYPMLVAGEVVGMLAVGLLDTRVWTERDRAVVRAAGRSMNLSLERAEVATQLQTQRDALQARTQALEAFAELTRDLTLEADPGALIHRAQEIMLSLLPDGYALYWERDGAWVRVRTQVGQVGSDALQRRLDAGLPYDTTLTVRQPFESGQPLYQDEYDRGHDGLQGSVEHISTTASLPVRVDGTVQGVIVVGLFGRRRWNDTDRALLDTVTRSLGLTLEGAQKARTLQERTQELERSNAELERFAFAASHDLQEPLRTITSFTELIDRRYGPQLDPQGQRYLGIVTQGARRMKGLIDDLLVFSRLNAVREPLQPLNLQEPLHDALAHLQAAVEEAGAQVSWDPLPDVMGIPGELTQLLQNLIGNAVKFRRPDAAPRVHLSATRRGDQWEVRVQDNGIGFEAQYAERVFQLFQRLHLRDQYEGTGMGLAIVRKITEHHGGRIWAESTPGQGSAFTFTLPARPA is encoded by the coding sequence ATGACGCGCCACGACCTCCCCACGCTGCCCCCGGCGCTCGCGGACCTGCTGCTCGGCAGCGAGGACGTGATGTTCGTCCTGAACGGCGACGGTCACTTCGAGTACGTCAACGGCGCGGCCGCCGCCCTGCTGCACCTCGCGCCGCACGAGGCGCTCGGCCGGCCACTGGAGCGCGACTTCCCGCACCTGCTGAGCGAGCACTGGTACACCGAGAGCCGCCGCGTCCGCGCCGAGGGACGGCCCGGCGGGTACGACGCGTTCAGCCCGGCGGTCGGCGGCTGGGTGCGGGTCACGCTGACGCCGCGCGGGGAGTCGCTGGCGGCGCACCTGCGCGACGTGTCCTCCATGAAACGCAAGGCGGCCCTCCAGCAGATCACCGCTGACCTCGTGACCGCCAGCAGCCCGCACGAGGTGCTGCGTGCCGCCCTGGCCGGCGCGGTCCCGGTGACCGCCGCGACCGGCGGTCTGGCGCTGCGGCTCACGCCCGGCGGGGACGCCCTCACCTGCGCGACGCCACCCTGCGCGGACAGTCCGGTCTGCCTGCCGGCCGACCAGATCCCGCCGGACCCCCTGCCGCTCGGCAGCGACCACCCGGCCTGCGAGGCGGTCCGCGGGGAACGGGCGGTGTTCGCGCAGGACAGTCCGCACGGACGGATGGCGGCCCTGCCGCTGACCGTGGACGGGCGTCCCTGGGGAGCGCTGCTGCTGGGCTTCGGCGTGCCGCGCCCCTTCCCGCCCGCCGAGCAGCAGTTCCTGCGGACGCTCTCGCAGCAGTGCGCGCAGGCGCTGACGCAACTCGAGGCGCGCCGCCACCTCGAGGAGCAGGCCGAGAACCTCGCCACGCTCAACCGGGTCGGACAGACACTCGCGGCCGAACTGGACCTGCAGAAACTCGTGCAGGGCGTCACGGACGCCGGCGTGACCCTCACCGGCGCGCAGTTCGGGGCGTTCTTCTACAACCTCAGTGACCGCGACCCGGACGGCTACCGCCTGCATGTCCTGTCCGGCGCGCCGCGCGAGGCCTTCTCGTCCTTTCCCACGCCCCGCATGACCGGCGTGTTCGGCCCGACCTTCGCCGGCAAGGGCGTCGTGCGGGCCGGCGACATCACCCGCGACGGACGCTACGGGCAGCTCGGGCCGTTCCACGGCATGCCGCCGGGTCACCTGCCGGTCCGCAGTTACCTCGCGGTGCCCGTCACGTCCCGCTCCGGTGAGGTGCTCGGCGCGCTGCTGTTCGGGCATCCCGACCCGGACGTGTTCACGGACCGTTCCGAGCAGCTCGCCACCGGGCTCGCCTCGCAGACGGCCGCGGCGCTCGACAACGCCCGCCTGTACCAGCAGCTGCAGGACAGTCACGCGCTGCTCGAGACGCGCGTGGAGGCCCGCACCCGCGAACTGGCCGAGCAGGCCGTCGCGCTCGAGGCGTTCGCGCGGTTCACTGAGGCGGCCGGCACGAGCACCGACGTGCGCACCCTGGCGCGGCAGGCGCTGACGGTGTTCCGCAGTTTCTTCGCGCAGTGCAGCGCGGCGTACTACGAACGCGGCGGCGACCACTGGTACGCGCAGGTGTGGACCGAGGACATCGCCCCGCACGTCGTGCAGAGCATCACGGCCGGCGTGCCGGTCGACGCGCCCGCCTTCCTGGAAGCGGCGCGCACGCACGCGCCGGTGTTCGTGGACGGCTGGGAGGCCGGCGAGCAGCAGGTGGCCGCCACCGACGACTACGGCACGGTGGCGCTGTACCCCATGCTGGTCGCGGGCGAGGTGGTCGGCATGCTGGCGGTCGGCCTGCTCGACACGCGCGTGTGGACCGAACGGGACCGGGCGGTGGTCCGCGCGGCCGGGCGCAGCATGAACCTGTCCCTGGAACGCGCGGAGGTCGCCACGCAACTCCAGACGCAGCGTGACGCGCTGCAGGCCCGCACCCAGGCGCTCGAGGCGTTCGCGGAACTCACGCGGGACCTCACGCTGGAAGCCGACCCGGGCGCCCTGATCCACCGCGCGCAGGAGATCATGCTGTCCCTGCTGCCCGACGGGTACGCGCTGTACTGGGAACGCGACGGCGCGTGGGTGCGGGTGCGCACGCAGGTCGGCCAGGTCGGCAGTGACGCCCTGCAACGCCGGCTGGACGCCGGACTGCCGTACGACACCACCCTGACCGTCCGGCAGCCTTTCGAGTCGGGCCAGCCGCTCTACCAGGACGAGTACGACCGCGGGCACGACGGCCTGCAGGGCAGCGTCGAGCACATCAGCACCACCGCCTCGCTGCCCGTGCGGGTGGACGGCACGGTGCAGGGCGTGATCGTGGTGGGGCTCTTCGGACGGCGCCGCTGGAACGACACGGACCGCGCGCTGCTCGACACGGTCACCCGCAGCCTCGGGCTGACGCTGGAGGGCGCACAGAAGGCCCGGACCCTGCAGGAGCGCACGCAGGAACTCGAGCGCAGCAACGCCGAACTCGAACGCTTCGCCTTCGCGGCCAGCCACGACCTGCAAGAGCCCCTGCGGACCATCACCAGTTTCACGGAACTGATCGACCGGCGCTACGGCCCGCAACTCGACCCGCAGGGCCAGCGGTACCTGGGCATCGTCACGCAGGGCGCGCGGCGCATGAAGGGCCTGATCGACGACCTGCTGGTCTTCTCCCGCCTGAACGCCGTGCGCGAGCCGCTGCAACCCCTGAACCTGCAAGAGCCGCTCCACGACGCCCTCGCGCACCTGCAGGCGGCGGTCGAGGAGGCCGGCGCGCAGGTCAGCTGGGACCCCCTGCCGGACGTGATGGGCATTCCCGGCGAACTGACGCAGCTGCTGCAGAACCTGATCGGGAACGCCGTGAAGTTCCGCCGCCCGGACGCCGCGCCGCGCGTGCACCTGAGCGCCACGCGGCGCGGCGATCAGTGGGAGGTGCGCGTGCAGGACAACGGCATCGGCTTCGAGGCGCAGTACGCCGAGCGGGTCTTCCAGCTGTTCCAGCGGCTGCACCTGCGCGATCAGTACGAGGGGACCGGCATGGGCCTCGCGATCGTCCGCAAGATCACCGAGCACCACGGGGGGCGCATCTGGGCCGAGTCCACACCCGGCCAGGGCAGCGCGTTCACCTTCACGCTGCCCGCCCGGCCCGCCTGA
- the uraH gene encoding hydroxyisourate hydrolase, translating into MSGSAGLSTHVLDTARGRPAAGIPVELREVQGGTRTLVTRTVTNADGRTDGPLIARGALRRGTFELTFHVAPYFAELVGAVPGAGEPFLDEITLRFTVADADAHYHVPLLVSPWSYSTYRGS; encoded by the coding sequence ATGAGCGGGTCGGCTGGCCTGAGCACGCACGTGCTGGATACCGCGCGTGGCCGGCCGGCCGCCGGGATTCCGGTGGAGCTGCGCGAGGTGCAGGGAGGGACGCGCACCCTGGTCACCCGGACCGTCACGAACGCGGACGGGCGGACGGACGGGCCGTTGATCGCGCGCGGCGCGCTGCGGCGCGGCACCTTCGAACTGACCTTTCACGTCGCGCCGTACTTCGCGGAGCTGGTCGGCGCGGTCCCGGGGGCCGGGGAGCCGTTCCTGGACGAGATCACGCTGCGGTTCACGGTGGCCGATGCGGACGCGCACTACCACGTGCCGCTGCTGGTCAGTCCCTGGTCGTACAGCACCTACCGGGGAAGCTGA